Sequence from the Halobaculum rubrum genome:
TGGCGACGAGGCGGTCCTCGATGTGGCGCGCCAACTCCGCCTCGGTCATCCCGACCACCTCGTCGCCGTCGGTCCGAAGCTCCCGGATCACCGCGTCGGCGGCCTCGCCCGCGCGGCGAAGCGCCGCGATCTCGGCGTCGTCTTTGATCACGCGCAGGTCCGCGAGCACCTCGCTCGCGAGCCCGAACGTCGCCCTCGGGAGCACCTCGCGGAGGTCCTGCATGAACCGGGCGTGCATGGTGTCGTCAACGAGGACGTGGGGCGCGTCCTCGCCGTTATCGCCATCGCCGCCGCCGTCGCTGTCGGCCCCACGCCGCAGTCCGAGGTCGTCGACGACCGACGCCAGCGCCGCCACCGGGTCGTCGTCGTCGGCCCACGTACGCACGTCGCTGACGGGGGTCCCGGCGCGCACCTGTTCCCCGGAGAGTTCGGGCACGAGGAACACCGGCTCGTGGTCGGCGGTCACGAACAGCAGGAAGTGGCGCTCGCTGGGGTGTTCGCTGTGGCCCGTGAGGTACCGGAGGTTCGTGCTCGGGAAGAGGACGACGGCGTCGGCGGCGCCGCCGTGGAGTCTGTCGCGGGCGGCCTCGAGACGGCGCGCGTGTGTTGCGTCGGCATCGGTCGCGTCCGTGTCGCTCATGCGCGACGGTTCCGCCGCCGCCGGGTTGAACGCGTCGGAGGCGGTCGCGCTCAGTCGGCGCGGACACATCGATCGTACGCGGACAGGAAGTCCTCGTCGGACTCGGCGGTGCGCGCCCAGTCGGCGAGCCCGCGTCAGTATCGGCCTCGCGACCGTCGCCGTCGTCTTCGCCTTGCATCCCGTCCCCTCGTTCGGGTTCTCCGACTTCACCGTACTGTGCTTCGAAGCATCCTGTCGGTCGGCCGATCTCGATCCTCCGGCGTCGTCGGACGGCTGCGGAAGGAATTTGTCGCCCCCGGAACAGTCCCGTCCGTGGATCGCACCCGTCGCTGGCTGATCGCCTGGGGACTGGGGTACGCCGCCGTCGGCGGCGCCTCCGTGCTGGTGCCGCTGTACGCGATCGCGCTGGACGCAAGCCTCGCGTTCGTCGGGCTCATCGCCGCGACCGCTGCGCTCGTGGGCGTCCCCGGCGCGCTCGCGTGGGCCGCGCTGGCCGCCCGGACGAACCGTCGGCGCCCGTTCGTCCTCCTCGCGCTCGGGGCGACCGCGGGCGTGCTCGCGCTCGTACCGCTGGCGACGACGCCGGCGGCGGTGTTGGCGCTCAACGCCGCGCTGTGGTTCGTCGTCGCCGCCGCGGTGCCCGTCCTGAACCTGATCGTCGTCGAGGGCGCGCCCGTCGAGGAGTGGGACGGCAGAATCGCCTCGCTGAACGCCTGGCAGGGGTACGGCTGGGTGGCCGGCCTCGTCGTCGGCACCGCGTGGACGCTCGCCGTTCCCCGGTTCGGCGTCGACCCGATCACGGGCCAGCGTATGCTGTTCCTCCTGCTCGCGGTCGCCGCGACGGCGGCGCTGCTGCTCGCGCGGGTGTGGTATCCGGAGCCGTCGACCGTCTCCGCGGAGCGCTTCCGGCGGGTGTACGACCGGCTCTCGCGCTCGAACTGGGGCGCCGGTCGCTATCTCCGCGCGAGCCTCTACGGCCCGACCCGGGTGTTCTGGGGGCTGCGGACGCTTCGAAACGGGACTCGATCGCGTCGAGATGGCGCCGGAAGCCGGAACCCCCTCGCCGGCTTCTCCCCGTCGCTGCGGCGGTACGTTCTCGCGGTAGTCGTCTTCTCGCTGGGCTTTGCCGTCTTCTGGGGGCCGGTGCCGGCGTTCCTCGCCGGACGGGTCGACGACGGGGCGGTGTTCGGCGTCTACCTTGCGGGCAACCTCGGCTCCGCAGTGTGTTACGGCCCCGCGGGACGGCTCGCCGGGCGGTACGCCCCGCGGACCGTGCAGGCGGCCGCGCTCGCCGGCCGGGCGGCGCTGTTCCCCGGCGTCGCGTTCGTCGCGCTCGTGCTCCCCGCGCTGGCGGGCTTCTCGCTGATGTTCGGGCTCATCGGCGTGACGTGGGCGGTCATCGCCATCACCTCCGCGAGCATCGTCACCCGGCTCGCCGACGACGGGAACCGAGGGGCGGCGCTGGGCGTCCAGGCCGCGGCCGCCGGCCTCGCCACGGCGGTCGGCTCGGCGCTCGGCGGCGTCGTCGCGGGCGCCGCGGGCTACCTCCCGACGTTCGGCCTCGGCGCGGCGCTGGTGTTTGCGGGGCTGGCGCTCGTGATGCTGGCGCGGTGAGCGAACCGGCGCCGGCCGTGTCGGGTCCGGGCCCCGACGCCTACCCGTCGTCGAGGAACGCCTCCACCTGCTCCCGCGTCGGCAGCGCGGCCATCGCCCCCTGCGCGGTCGTCGCCCGGGCGCCGACGGCGTTGCCGAAGCGGAGCGCCTCCGCGAGGGAGGCTCCCCCGTC
This genomic interval carries:
- a CDS encoding M24 family metallopeptidase, with the translated sequence MSDTDATDADATHARRLEAARDRLHGGAADAVVLFPSTNLRYLTGHSEHPSERHFLLFVTADHEPVFLVPELSGEQVRAGTPVSDVRTWADDDDPVAALASVVDDLGLRRGADSDGGGDGDNGEDAPHVLVDDTMHARFMQDLREVLPRATFGLASEVLADLRVIKDDAEIAALRRAGEAADAVIRELRTDGDEVVGMTEAELARHIEDRLVANGGVGVSFDTIVGSGPNGAMPHHTHGDRVIRAGDPVVLDFGTRVDGYPSDQTRTLVFGDASPPPGFREVHRVVREAQDAAVEAVEPGVTTGEIDAAAREVIEEAGHGEEFVHRTGHGVGLDVHEEPYVVAGGERELEPGTVFSVEPGVYLSGEFGVRIEDLVVVTDDGCVRLNRTDRDWKTQ
- a CDS encoding MFS transporter, which produces MDRTRRWLIAWGLGYAAVGGASVLVPLYAIALDASLAFVGLIAATAALVGVPGALAWAALAARTNRRRPFVLLALGATAGVLALVPLATTPAAVLALNAALWFVVAAAVPVLNLIVVEGAPVEEWDGRIASLNAWQGYGWVAGLVVGTAWTLAVPRFGVDPITGQRMLFLLLAVAATAALLLARVWYPEPSTVSAERFRRVYDRLSRSNWGAGRYLRASLYGPTRVFWGLRTLRNGTRSRRDGAGSRNPLAGFSPSLRRYVLAVVVFSLGFAVFWGPVPAFLAGRVDDGAVFGVYLAGNLGSAVCYGPAGRLAGRYAPRTVQAAALAGRAALFPGVAFVALVLPALAGFSLMFGLIGVTWAVIAITSASIVTRLADDGNRGAALGVQAAAAGLATAVGSALGGVVAGAAGYLPTFGLGAALVFAGLALVMLAR